In Nocardioides faecalis, the following proteins share a genomic window:
- the pheS gene encoding phenylalanine--tRNA ligase subunit alpha, whose translation MSGPNTDYDPVEVAAVSPAEVETARDAALSAIAAATDLERLKAVRTEHAGDRSPLALANREIGALPPQARKEAGQRVGQARGAVNKALAERQAVLEVEHEARILVTEAVDVTLPTDREPTGARHPLTTGAELIADIFVAMGWEVAEGPVIEAEWLNFDALNLGPDHPARTMQDTFWTAPAENHVVLRTHTSPVQARSMLARGVSAENPLYVVCPGRVFRTDEYDATHSPMFHQVEGLAIDEGISMAHLKGTLDHFATQMFGEGITTRFRPSYFPFTEPSAEVDLVCFVCRGAGTDPERTDSSCRTCRGEGWIEWGGCGIVNPRVLQACGVDSERFSGFAFGMGIDRTLMFRHGLEDLRTLFEGDIRFTTAFGSEL comes from the coding sequence ATGTCTGGCCCCAACACCGACTACGACCCCGTGGAGGTCGCCGCCGTGAGCCCTGCCGAGGTGGAGACCGCCCGCGACGCGGCGCTGTCCGCGATCGCCGCCGCCACCGACCTGGAGCGGCTCAAGGCGGTGCGCACCGAGCACGCCGGCGACCGCTCTCCGCTCGCCCTGGCCAACCGGGAGATCGGCGCGCTGCCGCCGCAGGCCCGCAAGGAGGCCGGTCAGCGCGTCGGCCAGGCCCGTGGGGCGGTGAACAAGGCCCTGGCCGAGCGGCAGGCGGTGCTCGAGGTCGAGCACGAGGCGCGGATCCTCGTCACCGAGGCCGTCGACGTCACGCTGCCCACCGACCGCGAGCCCACCGGAGCCCGGCACCCGCTGACCACCGGCGCCGAGCTCATCGCCGACATCTTCGTCGCGATGGGCTGGGAGGTCGCCGAGGGGCCGGTCATCGAGGCCGAGTGGCTCAACTTCGACGCGCTCAACCTCGGTCCGGACCACCCGGCGCGCACCATGCAGGACACCTTCTGGACCGCGCCGGCCGAGAACCACGTCGTGCTGCGCACCCACACCAGCCCGGTCCAGGCCCGCAGCATGCTCGCCCGCGGCGTCAGCGCCGAGAACCCGCTGTACGTGGTGTGCCCCGGCCGCGTCTTCCGCACCGACGAGTACGACGCCACGCACTCGCCGATGTTCCACCAGGTCGAGGGCCTCGCGATCGACGAGGGCATCTCCATGGCGCACCTCAAGGGCACCCTGGACCACTTCGCGACCCAGATGTTCGGTGAGGGCATCACGACCCGCTTCCGGCCGTCGTACTTCCCCTTCACCGAGCCGTCCGCCGAGGTCGACCTGGTCTGCTTCGTGTGCCGGGGCGCGGGCACCGACCCCGAGCGCACCGACTCCTCCTGCCGCACCTGCCGCGGCGAGGGCTGGATCGAGTGGGGCGGTTGCGGCATCGTCAACCCGCGGGTGCTGCAGGCGTGCGGCGTCGACTCGGAGCGGTTCTCCGGGTTCGCCTTCGGGATGGGCATCGACCGCACCCTGATGTTCCGGCACGGTCTCGAGGACCTGCGCACCCTCTTCGAGGGCGACATCCGTTTCACCACCGCATTCGGAAGCGAGCTGTAG